In a single window of the Agrobacterium vitis genome:
- a CDS encoding HlyD family type I secretion periplasmic adaptor subunit — MTKTLTLSPDEHRYAVRTTAEFLSESASILHRTPPKSARMTIATVAALITSAILLSVFMPVERVVSARGRVASEAPNTVVQPLETSIVREILVREGQDVKAGQLLATLDPTFSRADQTTASRQMASLSAEVERLKAEIDGRDYQPRDGDSFGKLQRRFFEARRSQYEASMSTFKAKISSLETTQAQLQQELAVNRQRLSLSEESEAMKSALVEKKYASRADGLKAKDWVLEVTGTIREVEGKLESGAHDIQSVQSQMEDQAQQWRSDAMGQLVKQQVALNAAIEELNKADKRSDLIELKAPEDATVLQIGEISIGSVAQTAQKMFVLVPKAARLEVETEISTQDQGFIKVGQPVDIKLDAWPFARFGGLRGTVRAVSPDSLKVSRGDGAATQGASERTFYIAKITIDDPHLKSNPADFNLIAGMTLVTDVVVGDQTVAAYLFDRVVPVMSEGMREP; from the coding sequence ATGACGAAAACCTTGACGCTGTCGCCTGACGAGCATCGTTACGCGGTCCGCACGACAGCGGAATTCCTGTCCGAAAGCGCCAGCATCCTGCATCGCACTCCGCCCAAATCGGCGCGGATGACGATTGCCACGGTGGCGGCCCTGATCACCAGCGCGATCCTGCTGTCGGTGTTCATGCCGGTCGAGCGGGTGGTGAGTGCGCGGGGCCGTGTTGCCTCCGAAGCGCCCAATACCGTAGTGCAGCCGCTGGAAACCTCGATCGTTCGGGAAATCCTGGTGCGCGAAGGCCAGGATGTGAAGGCGGGGCAATTGCTGGCCACGCTCGACCCGACCTTTTCGCGTGCCGACCAGACCACAGCCAGCCGGCAGATGGCCAGCCTTTCGGCCGAAGTCGAGCGGTTGAAGGCGGAAATCGATGGGCGTGATTACCAGCCGCGCGACGGCGACAGTTTCGGCAAATTGCAGCGGCGGTTCTTTGAAGCCCGCCGGTCGCAATATGAAGCGTCGATGTCGACCTTCAAGGCCAAGATCTCTTCGCTGGAGACCACGCAGGCGCAGTTGCAGCAGGAACTTGCTGTCAATCGCCAGCGCCTGTCGCTCAGCGAGGAAAGCGAGGCGATGAAAAGCGCGCTGGTCGAGAAGAAATATGCCTCCCGGGCCGATGGCCTGAAGGCCAAGGATTGGGTGCTGGAAGTGACCGGCACGATCCGCGAAGTCGAAGGCAAGCTGGAAAGCGGCGCCCATGACATTCAGTCGGTGCAGTCGCAGATGGAAGATCAGGCCCAGCAATGGCGCTCCGACGCCATGGGCCAGCTGGTCAAGCAGCAGGTGGCGTTGAATGCAGCGATCGAGGAGCTGAACAAGGCCGACAAGCGTTCCGACCTGATCGAACTGAAGGCGCCGGAAGACGCAACCGTGCTTCAGATCGGCGAAATTTCCATCGGTTCGGTGGCGCAGACGGCACAGAAAATGTTCGTGCTGGTGCCCAAGGCAGCGCGGCTTGAAGTGGAAACGGAAATTTCCACCCAGGACCAGGGCTTTATCAAGGTCGGCCAGCCGGTCGATATCAAGCTCGATGCCTGGCCTTTCGCCCGCTTTGGCGGCTTGCGCGGCACGGTCAGGGCTGTCAGCCCCGATAGTCTGAAAGTCTCGCGCGGCGACGGCGCGGCAACGCAAGGCGCATCCGAGCGGACATTCTATATCGCCAAGATCACCATTGACGACCCGCATTTGAAAAGCAATCCGGCCGATTTCAATCTGATTGCCGGGATGACGCTGGTGACGGACGTGGTTGTTGGCGACCAGACTGTGGCGGCCTATCTGTTTGACCGGGTTGTGCCTGTTATGAGCGAGGGAATGCGCGAACCATGA
- a CDS encoding tetratricopeptide repeat protein — protein sequence MTNQTASGERLIQAFQLHKAGMLDEAIAHYRAILEEEPDQVDALRLLASAERSRGDLAQSLSLYARALRLAPEESDIWYNLGNALGEAGRKPDALEAYQRAAQLAPDNAPCYANIGVTHADLDDYPAAIAAYRQALVLDPQNRIALHNLGNALAELGEAEAAMALLSKALEIYPSSAEAHYNLGINLLRLSDYTIGFAEYEWRWQAEGFPGEARHTEIADWNGRPFQGKRLLVHAEQGLGDTIQFVKLLPLVKSLGGEVILQVPNKLVGLLAEVPGADRVQAENPPAGSVDFQVPLLGLPHRLKLTPGSVPKARAYLQPQAERVSLWRERLDLKQGEKALGFVWRGNPLSPAEKGRSLAGPEQLSPFAGLGGTRLIALQKLDEAALEPADTPSGYKVAGLSFTLEHPGPDFDAGADAFLDTAAILTQLSAFVSVCTAPLHLAGSLGVPTIGLLKKVPDWRWGTEGRTSPWYPSIQLCRQTEAGDFSTVIAQAVSLAAAITNKS from the coding sequence ATGACGAACCAAACTGCGTCGGGCGAAAGGCTGATCCAGGCCTTTCAGCTGCACAAGGCTGGCATGCTGGACGAGGCGATTGCCCATTACCGCGCCATTCTGGAGGAAGAGCCTGATCAGGTCGATGCGCTCAGATTGCTGGCCTCGGCGGAACGCTCGCGCGGCGATCTGGCGCAATCATTGTCGCTTTATGCCCGGGCGCTCAGACTTGCGCCTGAGGAAAGCGATATCTGGTACAATCTCGGCAATGCGCTGGGTGAGGCCGGGCGCAAGCCGGATGCGCTGGAAGCCTATCAACGCGCCGCGCAATTGGCGCCTGACAATGCCCCCTGTTACGCCAATATCGGCGTAACCCATGCCGATCTCGATGATTATCCCGCGGCGATTGCCGCTTATCGTCAAGCTCTGGTGCTCGATCCCCAAAACCGGATAGCGCTCCACAATCTCGGCAATGCGCTTGCCGAACTGGGCGAGGCGGAGGCGGCGATGGCGCTGCTGTCCAAGGCCCTGGAGATTTATCCGTCGTCTGCCGAGGCCCATTATAATCTTGGTATCAATCTGCTGCGGCTCTCCGATTATACCATTGGTTTTGCTGAGTACGAATGGCGCTGGCAGGCCGAGGGCTTTCCGGGAGAAGCACGTCACACTGAGATCGCCGATTGGAATGGGCGGCCTTTTCAAGGCAAACGGCTGCTGGTCCATGCAGAACAGGGGCTTGGCGATACGATCCAGTTCGTTAAGCTGTTACCCCTGGTCAAATCGCTTGGCGGCGAGGTGATCCTGCAAGTGCCAAACAAGCTGGTCGGGCTGCTGGCGGAAGTGCCGGGGGCAGATCGGGTACAGGCAGAGAACCCGCCAGCAGGAAGCGTCGATTTTCAGGTTCCGCTGCTTGGTCTGCCACATCGGCTGAAACTGACGCCGGGCAGCGTGCCGAAGGCTCGCGCCTATTTGCAGCCACAGGCGGAGCGGGTTTCGCTGTGGCGCGAACGGCTGGATTTGAAACAAGGCGAGAAAGCCCTGGGCTTTGTCTGGCGCGGCAATCCCCTGTCTCCAGCGGAAAAAGGCCGCAGTCTTGCCGGTCCCGAACAGCTATCGCCCTTTGCGGGCCTTGGCGGTACGCGGCTGATTGCCCTGCAAAAGCTTGATGAGGCGGCGTTGGAACCTGCCGATACACCGTCGGGCTATAAAGTGGCGGGCCTGTCCTTCACGCTGGAACATCCAGGCCCGGATTTCGATGCCGGAGCGGATGCCTTTCTCGACACGGCTGCCATCCTCACCCAGCTTTCGGCCTTCGTCTCGGTCTGCACCGCGCCGCTGCATCTGGCCGGTAGCCTTGGCGTGCCGACCATCGGCCTTTTGAAGAAAGTGCCGGATTGGCGCTGGGGTACTGAGGGCAGAACGTCGCCCTGGTATCCCTCCATCCAGCTTTGCCGCCAAACCGAGGCGGGGGATTTCAGCACCGTGATTGCGCAGGCGGTGTCGCTGGCTGCGGCGATTACAAATAAGTCCTAA
- a CDS encoding glycosyltransferase codes for MTQTPRRPVIIHWGISSFFGWGIYGLNLALNWSTDPQLEPVTSFPLQSDQIVVDPLRQRALGGFFRASADLSTRIAAQSEKSLTVNTPLLAGLGNDFTMSPGPKGVALSGSPTLGVVFFELPQLSEATKARAKALPLVIAGSSWNEEIMRAHGLNNVTTVIQGIDQTLFHPGPRQGVLADRFLVFSGGKLELRKGQDLVVAAFARFAKRHPEALLVSAWHSPWPQFALTLNRSGKATAITTNEKGAIDQSAWIAANDIAAHQFLDLGSVPNALMAPILREMDVAVFPNRSEGGTNLVAMECMACGVPTILSANTGHLDLIDGSNCYALEHQAPVAGEGAGVGSVAGWGESSVDEIEETLERVWRDRNEARRRGERGAAKLAGYTWSRTADAMKKIIRTYL; via the coding sequence GTGACCCAGACGCCCAGACGGCCCGTGATCATCCATTGGGGCATATCCAGCTTTTTCGGCTGGGGCATTTATGGCCTCAACCTGGCGCTCAACTGGTCCACCGATCCGCAGTTGGAGCCGGTCACATCCTTTCCGTTGCAATCCGACCAGATCGTCGTCGATCCATTGCGACAACGCGCACTTGGCGGGTTTTTCCGGGCCAGCGCTGACCTTTCGACCCGCATCGCCGCCCAAAGCGAAAAGTCCCTGACGGTCAACACCCCGCTTCTCGCCGGGCTCGGCAATGATTTCACCATGTCGCCCGGCCCCAAAGGCGTGGCGCTTTCCGGCAGCCCGACGCTGGGCGTGGTGTTCTTTGAACTGCCACAACTGTCAGAGGCCACGAAAGCCAGAGCCAAAGCATTGCCGCTGGTGATTGCCGGATCGAGCTGGAACGAAGAGATCATGCGCGCCCATGGCCTCAACAATGTCACCACCGTTATCCAGGGTATCGACCAGACGCTGTTTCATCCCGGCCCGCGCCAAGGCGTTCTGGCCGACCGGTTCCTGGTGTTTTCAGGCGGCAAGCTGGAATTGCGCAAGGGGCAGGATCTGGTGGTTGCCGCGTTTGCCCGGTTTGCCAAACGCCATCCCGAGGCCCTGCTGGTTTCCGCCTGGCACAGTCCCTGGCCGCAATTTGCCCTGACGCTCAACCGGTCCGGCAAGGCAACCGCCATCACCACCAATGAAAAGGGCGCCATCGACCAATCCGCCTGGATTGCCGCCAACGATATCGCGGCCCATCAATTCCTCGATCTCGGCTCTGTGCCCAACGCCCTGATGGCGCCGATCCTGCGCGAGATGGACGTGGCGGTCTTCCCCAACCGTTCCGAAGGCGGCACAAATCTGGTGGCGATGGAATGCATGGCCTGCGGCGTGCCAACCATTCTGTCAGCCAATACCGGTCATCTCGACCTGATTGATGGCAGCAATTGCTATGCGCTGGAACATCAGGCCCCCGTTGCTGGCGAAGGCGCTGGCGTCGGCTCCGTGGCCGGCTGGGGAGAAAGCAGCGTCGATGAAATCGAAGAGACGCTAGAACGGGTCTGGCGCGATCGCAACGAAGCCCGCCGACGTGGCGAGCGCGGCGCGGCAAAACTGGCTGGCTATACCTGGTCGCGCACAGCGGACGCGATGAAAAAGATTATTAGGACTTATTTGTAA
- a CDS encoding peptidase domain-containing ABC transporter has protein sequence MNAEDRDLADEGQARSALAALALATQKLGLSLSVEQLCRDYGDEECFSLPQLAEIIRDHGVKAKPIRMNWKLLSQMEGAVAAVIQLNDGSLLVFENFVDDPQTPRMVFRDPADSKAARFVIDELRLSENWSGHVLLMKREIAEASAREEFGFHWLLAQVMQDRRMVRDVFISAISLGILALVPSLFYMVVIDKVMVHHRLSTLTLMAVAILVVLLFDMLLGYMRRTVTAIVTAKIDVRLNLMIFDRLSRLPIEFFEQNATGGIVHRLGEARRLRAFVTGQLFGSVLDMLSLFVLIPVMFLLSPGLTFWVLGLGALMSLVLFIYMKPIRRAYAQVMGSEHRRTAMLIEMINGIRTVKSLALEGRKRREWDQRVAEAVNNQTNLLFLANQPQTLLAPLEKLIYAGSLLIGAYLVIVNEHTVMTGTLVAFTMIAMRATQPLVQMAGMMQQMEEARGALRQVASVINAEPEPRREHGVRPEFSGRISFEDVRFAYAGTSLPALNAINFHVKPGNIVGLMGRSGSGKTTVTRLLQGLHQSYSGLIRLDGVELKEVDLYHLRTNVGVVLQESFLFRGTIRDNILIAKPDASPEEMIEAAQLAGADEFIERLPRGYDTMLEEHASNLSGGQKQRLAIARALIVNPPILIFDEATSALDPESEAIILRNLKRIAEGRTVLMISHRLSSLVDCDQILVLDRGQLKDSGTHHDLLRRSGDYRHLWNQQNRHLTTGKDHDENLDAVA, from the coding sequence ATGAATGCTGAAGACAGAGATCTGGCGGATGAGGGGCAGGCCAGATCCGCTCTTGCTGCATTGGCTCTTGCCACGCAAAAATTGGGCTTATCCCTCTCGGTCGAGCAATTGTGCCGCGATTACGGTGATGAGGAATGCTTTTCGCTACCGCAACTGGCCGAAATCATCCGCGATCATGGGGTAAAGGCCAAGCCGATCCGCATGAACTGGAAGCTGTTGAGCCAGATGGAAGGCGCTGTCGCCGCTGTCATTCAGCTCAATGACGGATCGCTTCTTGTCTTTGAAAACTTTGTCGATGATCCGCAGACGCCGCGCATGGTGTTTCGCGATCCAGCCGATTCGAAAGCCGCCCGGTTTGTGATCGACGAATTGCGGCTGTCGGAAAACTGGAGCGGCCATGTCCTGCTGATGAAGCGGGAAATTGCCGAGGCAAGTGCGCGCGAGGAGTTCGGCTTTCACTGGCTGCTGGCCCAGGTGATGCAGGACCGCCGCATGGTGCGCGACGTGTTCATTTCGGCCATTTCGCTCGGTATTCTGGCGCTGGTTCCATCGCTGTTCTACATGGTGGTGATCGACAAGGTCATGGTGCATCATCGCTTGTCGACGCTGACATTGATGGCCGTTGCCATTCTGGTCGTCCTGCTGTTTGATATGTTGCTCGGCTATATGCGCCGCACCGTTACCGCCATCGTCACCGCCAAGATCGATGTGCGGCTGAACCTGATGATCTTCGACCGGCTGTCGCGCCTGCCGATTGAATTCTTCGAGCAGAATGCCACTGGCGGCATCGTCCACCGGTTGGGAGAAGCCCGTCGGTTGAGAGCTTTCGTCACCGGTCAATTGTTCGGCTCGGTGCTGGATATGCTGTCACTGTTCGTGCTCATTCCTGTCATGTTCCTGCTCAGCCCCGGCCTGACCTTCTGGGTTCTGGGGCTTGGCGCGCTGATGAGCCTGGTGCTGTTCATCTATATGAAGCCGATCCGCCGCGCCTATGCGCAGGTAATGGGCAGCGAACACCGCCGCACCGCCATGCTGATCGAGATGATCAACGGCATCCGCACTGTGAAATCACTGGCGCTCGAAGGCCGCAAGCGGCGCGAATGGGACCAGAGAGTTGCCGAAGCGGTCAATAACCAGACAAACCTGCTGTTTCTGGCCAACCAGCCGCAAACCTTGCTGGCGCCTTTGGAAAAGCTGATCTATGCCGGTTCGTTGCTGATCGGCGCCTATCTTGTCATCGTCAACGAGCATACGGTCATGACCGGCACGCTGGTGGCCTTCACCATGATTGCCATGCGCGCCACCCAGCCGCTGGTGCAGATGGCCGGCATGATGCAGCAGATGGAAGAGGCGCGCGGTGCGCTGCGCCAGGTCGCCTCCGTCATCAATGCCGAGCCGGAACCGCGCCGTGAACACGGGGTACGCCCGGAATTTTCCGGCCGGATCAGCTTCGAGGATGTGCGCTTTGCCTATGCGGGCACCTCGTTGCCGGCGCTCAACGCCATCAATTTTCACGTCAAACCAGGCAATATCGTCGGGCTGATGGGCCGTAGCGGTTCGGGCAAGACCACGGTGACGCGGCTGTTGCAGGGTCTGCATCAGAGCTATTCCGGGCTGATCCGTCTCGACGGCGTCGAGTTGAAGGAGGTCGATCTCTATCACCTGCGCACCAATGTCGGCGTCGTGCTTCAGGAAAGCTTCCTGTTTCGCGGCACGATCCGCGACAATATCCTGATCGCCAAGCCGGATGCCTCGCCTGAGGAAATGATCGAGGCGGCGCAGCTGGCCGGGGCCGATGAATTCATCGAGCGTCTGCCGCGCGGCTATGACACGATGCTGGAAGAACATGCCAGCAATCTCTCCGGTGGCCAGAAGCAGCGGCTGGCAATTGCCCGTGCGTTGATTGTCAACCCGCCGATCCTGATCTTTGACGAGGCCACCAGCGCGCTCGATCCGGAAAGCGAAGCGATCATTCTGCGCAACCTGAAGCGCATTGCCGAAGGCCGCACCGTGCTGATGATTTCGCACCGCCTGTCCTCGCTTGTCGATTGCGACCAGATCCTGGTTCTGGATCGCGGCCAGCTGAAGGACAGCGGCACCCACCACGACCTGCTGCGCCGCTCCGGCGACTATCGCCACCTTTGGAACCAGCAGAACCGCCACCTGACGACGGGAAAAGATCATGACGAAAACCTTGACGCTGTCGCCTGA